Genomic DNA from Shewanella woodyi ATCC 51908:
GTTATGGTGGTAGCTACAGATTATTCACTAATTTGGCTAAAAAGGGTCAATTTAAGCTGGCGGTGGTTGATCAAACTGACAGTCAGGCTTTAAGTGAGGCGATAGCACTAAAACCTAAGATGGTTTGGCTTGAGACGCCATCGAATCCACTGTTAAGGGTGGTTGATATCGAGGCGATTGCGCAAGCAAGTCACGAGGTTGAAGCACTTGTGGTCGTCGATAACACTTTCCTCTCTCCCATTTTACAGCAGCCACTTCTTCTAGGGGCTGATATCGTGATCCACTCAACGACTAAATATATTAATGGCCATAGTGATGTTGTAGGTGGCGCTGTAGTGGCGAAAGATCCAGAACTTGGTGAGTTGCTGCATTGGTGGTCAAACACCTTAGGGCTGACAGGTTCGGCGTTTGACAGCTATCTGGCTCTACGTGGTCTTCGAACCTTGCCTATCCGTATTAAAGAGCATCAAGCTAATGCTGAGCGAGTGCTAGAGGTGCTGACAAACAGTAGCGCCGTCGACAAGGTGTATTATCCTGGGCTTAAAGATCATCCCGGTCACGAGATTGCCGCTAAGCAGCAAAAAGGCTTTGGCGCTATGCTCAGTTTCGAGTTAAAAGGCGGAGAGGCCGAGTTAGTTGCCTTTTTAGCGCAACTTTCTGTGTTTTCTGTCGCAGAAAGTTTAGGTGGGGTAGAGAGTTTAGTCGCGGTTCCTGCGACAATGACCCATAGAGCGA
This window encodes:
- the metB gene encoding cystathionine gamma-synthase is translated as MTERKLATIAVRQGIESDTQHGAVVPPIYLSTNYSFDGHKNPRDFDYSRSGNPTRSILGDAIAGLEKGATGVVTCTGMAAITLVTSLLGPDDLLVVPHDCYGGSYRLFTNLAKKGQFKLAVVDQTDSQALSEAIALKPKMVWLETPSNPLLRVVDIEAIAQASHEVEALVVVDNTFLSPILQQPLLLGADIVIHSTTKYINGHSDVVGGAVVAKDPELGELLHWWSNTLGLTGSAFDSYLALRGLRTLPIRIKEHQANAERVLEVLTNSSAVDKVYYPGLKDHPGHEIAAKQQKGFGAMLSFELKGGEAELVAFLAQLSVFSVAESLGGVESLVAVPATMTHRAMEPEARAEAGVKETLIRLSVGIEDADDLVADIQAGLTAASAASC